In Arthrobacter sp. CDRTa11, one DNA window encodes the following:
- a CDS encoding Gfo/Idh/MocA family protein: MKIIQVGLGAWGASWLNVIHQSKTWELAGVVDVNPDAARAAGEQYAIPAYATIQEALKHKETFDAVLVIVPPEFHAAVAIPALEAGVHTLIEKPLAHNLEDGIRIIEAAEKSGKQAMVSQNYRFKRAARTVQRLIREGVIGDLEHVFIDYKKNPPFEGFRLEMDEPLIVDAMIHHLDQLRGIVGIEPTAVRARSWNTGTSRFKGNASAVVQFDGRNGARVVYTGSWSSYGPQTSWDGDWEIQGSKGAITWKNNEVTINFASLFDTVFLAGAVERSGVMHVDLDPLPVEERLGTLAAFRDAIETGHKAETDVTDNIQSLQLVMATADSARQDGAPISLKTNAELFGNH, encoded by the coding sequence ATGAAAATCATCCAGGTAGGCCTCGGCGCGTGGGGCGCTTCATGGCTGAACGTGATTCACCAAAGCAAAACCTGGGAGCTGGCCGGCGTCGTCGACGTCAACCCCGACGCCGCACGGGCCGCAGGTGAACAGTACGCAATCCCCGCCTACGCCACTATCCAGGAAGCGCTGAAGCACAAGGAAACGTTCGACGCTGTCCTGGTCATCGTCCCGCCCGAGTTCCATGCAGCCGTCGCCATCCCGGCCCTTGAGGCCGGCGTGCACACCCTGATAGAGAAGCCCCTCGCCCACAACCTTGAGGACGGCATCCGCATCATCGAGGCGGCCGAAAAATCCGGCAAACAGGCCATGGTGTCGCAGAACTACCGTTTCAAGCGCGCCGCGCGCACTGTTCAGCGCCTCATCCGCGAAGGGGTCATCGGGGACCTCGAGCACGTCTTCATCGACTACAAGAAGAACCCGCCGTTCGAAGGGTTCCGGCTCGAAATGGATGAACCCCTCATCGTGGACGCCATGATCCATCACCTTGACCAGCTCCGCGGCATCGTCGGCATTGAACCCACCGCCGTCCGCGCACGGTCCTGGAACACTGGCACTTCCAGGTTCAAGGGCAACGCCTCCGCGGTCGTGCAGTTCGACGGCCGCAACGGTGCCCGCGTCGTATACACCGGTTCATGGAGCTCCTACGGCCCGCAAACCAGCTGGGACGGCGACTGGGAAATCCAAGGCAGCAAGGGCGCCATCACGTGGAAGAACAACGAAGTCACCATCAATTTCGCCTCACTGTTCGACACCGTTTTCCTCGCCGGAGCGGTGGAACGCTCCGGCGTCATGCACGTCGACCTGGACCCGTTGCCAGTCGAGGAACGCCTGGGGACGCTCGCAGCATTCCGCGACGCCATCGAAACAGGGCATAAGGCTGAGACAGACGTCACCGACAACATCCAGAGCCTGCAGCTCGTCATGGCCACCGCCGACTCCGCCCGCCAGGACGGTGCGCCCATTTCC
- a CDS encoding Gfo/Idh/MocA family protein, which yields MENERTTTAPSRLRAGFVGAGFMAEVHSRAARASGAAIAGIASSSLASAARAKDRLGVEQAYASVQDLVQDDKIDVIHICTPNATHYALAEAALKAGKHVVCEKPLATNVQDATQLVELAATAGTVATVPFVYRFHPMVREARERIASGQTGRISTIQGSYLQDWLLSQDDDNWRVDAGLGGPSRAFADIGSHLCDLIEFVSGDRITQVGALSRTLFSGRADHKDVHTEDLVAAVFTTEAGTVGNLLVSQVAPGRKNRLMVEISGAESTLQFDQEAPETLWLGKRAGSQLLVRDPDALSPEAARLSVLPAGHPQGYQDAFNAFVSDTYAAINGDIKDGLPTFRDGLRSAVLTESIIASSKGGEWVAVPEVKELEGVSK from the coding sequence ATGGAAAACGAGAGAACCACGACAGCCCCCTCCCGGTTACGGGCCGGGTTCGTCGGTGCCGGGTTCATGGCTGAGGTGCACAGCAGAGCCGCCCGTGCTTCAGGGGCGGCGATCGCCGGCATCGCATCCTCGAGCCTTGCCAGTGCCGCCCGCGCGAAAGACCGGCTGGGTGTCGAACAGGCTTACGCCTCCGTCCAGGACCTCGTCCAGGACGACAAGATCGATGTCATCCACATCTGCACCCCGAACGCCACCCACTACGCTCTGGCCGAGGCCGCGCTGAAAGCAGGCAAGCACGTTGTCTGCGAGAAGCCTCTGGCTACGAACGTGCAGGACGCCACCCAGCTCGTGGAGCTGGCTGCAACGGCCGGAACGGTTGCCACCGTTCCCTTCGTCTACCGGTTCCACCCGATGGTTCGGGAAGCCCGGGAACGCATTGCATCCGGCCAAACGGGACGGATCTCCACCATTCAGGGTTCCTACCTTCAGGATTGGCTTCTTTCCCAGGACGACGACAACTGGCGGGTGGACGCCGGCCTCGGTGGCCCGTCGCGGGCGTTCGCCGACATCGGGTCCCATCTGTGCGACCTCATCGAATTCGTGAGCGGGGACCGGATAACACAGGTCGGGGCCCTGAGCCGCACTCTCTTCTCCGGCCGGGCAGACCACAAGGACGTCCACACCGAGGACCTCGTTGCGGCTGTCTTCACGACTGAGGCCGGCACCGTGGGAAACCTCCTGGTCAGCCAGGTTGCACCTGGACGGAAGAACCGCCTGATGGTTGAGATTTCGGGTGCGGAGAGCACCCTCCAGTTCGACCAGGAAGCCCCGGAGACGTTGTGGCTTGGTAAACGGGCGGGTTCACAGTTGCTTGTCCGCGACCCGGACGCGCTTAGCCCCGAAGCGGCACGGCTCAGTGTCCTGCCGGCCGGACATCCGCAGGGTTATCAGGATGCTTTCAATGCATTCGTCTCCGATACCTATGCCGCAATCAACGGAGACATCAAAGATGGCCTGCCCACCTTTAGGGACGGCCTCAGGTCAGCGGTCCTTACCGAAAGCATCATCGCATCGAGCAAGGGCGGCGAGTGGGTCGCCGTCCCAGAGGTCAAAGAACTAGAAGGAGTAAGTAAATGA
- a CDS encoding ROK family protein, translating to MDNGGPGELLPILRDGRPRTRAELAGITGLGRAAISSRLEPLLKLGLVIPVSDAPSTGGRPSARLAFNPGARLAAAADVGATHAIVALTDLSGRVLMETTERLEISSGPKAVLDWLLTTLKGQLKAMERPTADVIAVGIGLPGPVEHSTGKPTSPPIMPGWDGFDVPAYVQQTFDVPVLVDNDVNLMALGERAKRWPDEDNMIFLKVATGIGSGVVSGGMLQRGAAGVAGDVGHIAVSRGAGILCRCGKSGCLEAIAGTPAIAKQLRGNGPEAITGNDVVPLVRSGDLAAIQAVRQAGRDIGEMLNMCVSFINPALIVVGGSLSHSGEHLIAGIRETVYARSTPLATQHLNITQSETGREAGVIGASILAVEYALAPHRVNDLAKTLHSAGRDDTDDLQKVEHVA from the coding sequence ATGGACAACGGCGGTCCCGGCGAACTTTTACCAATCCTGCGCGACGGACGCCCGCGAACCAGGGCAGAACTGGCCGGGATAACGGGCCTGGGTCGGGCTGCCATCAGTTCCCGCCTGGAGCCGCTCCTAAAACTCGGACTGGTTATCCCCGTATCGGATGCGCCTTCCACTGGAGGCCGCCCCTCGGCGCGACTAGCCTTCAACCCGGGTGCAAGGTTGGCCGCTGCCGCTGACGTCGGCGCCACCCACGCCATCGTGGCTCTGACGGACCTGTCAGGGAGGGTACTCATGGAAACCACGGAGCGGCTTGAGATCTCGAGTGGACCCAAAGCTGTTCTGGACTGGCTGTTGACGACGCTAAAAGGCCAATTGAAAGCGATGGAGCGTCCGACAGCGGATGTCATCGCCGTCGGTATCGGGCTACCCGGTCCCGTTGAACACTCCACCGGAAAGCCAACCAGCCCGCCGATCATGCCGGGATGGGATGGGTTCGATGTTCCCGCTTACGTTCAGCAGACCTTTGACGTTCCCGTACTCGTCGATAACGATGTCAATCTCATGGCCCTCGGCGAGCGGGCGAAACGTTGGCCTGACGAGGACAACATGATCTTCCTTAAAGTCGCCACCGGTATCGGCTCGGGGGTTGTAAGTGGGGGAATGTTGCAGCGTGGCGCAGCAGGGGTCGCTGGGGACGTCGGCCATATCGCCGTTTCCAGGGGAGCAGGAATTCTATGTCGCTGCGGCAAGAGTGGCTGCCTGGAGGCCATCGCAGGCACTCCGGCCATCGCCAAGCAACTCCGCGGCAACGGACCTGAGGCAATCACCGGAAATGACGTCGTCCCGCTCGTTCGTTCCGGCGATTTGGCTGCTATTCAAGCCGTCCGACAGGCCGGACGCGACATCGGGGAAATGCTCAACATGTGCGTAAGCTTTATCAACCCCGCGCTGATTGTGGTGGGCGGATCGCTTTCACATTCCGGAGAACATCTGATCGCCGGAATACGTGAAACGGTCTATGCACGCTCAACACCTTTGGCGACCCAGCACCTGAATATCACCCAATCCGAAACCGGGCGGGAAGCTGGAGTGATTGGGGCGAGCATCTTGGCCGTCGAATATGCCCTCGCCCCTCATCGGGTCAATGACCTCGCGAAGACGCTGCATTCCGCCGGCCGCGACGATACCGACGATC